Proteins from one uncultured Desulfovibrio sp. genomic window:
- a CDS encoding S24 family peptidase, whose protein sequence is MTSANSFDAIMGRLLTASNSKNDSELARALGITPQSVNGARKRGEVPPAWIQFYAEKSGVCSDWLFFGRGPMRRDDMPQASQQKAVGPCDVDLILIPMVEARLSAGQGSLQTDGNSERSYAFRSDFLHRKGNPDNMVLMRVSGDSMQPEILNDDVVLLDQSKTDILPGRIYAVRFEEAIYLKRVDMLPGKVILKSANPAYPPVELDIRDQQRDAFRVIGQVLWSGREY, encoded by the coding sequence ATGACATCTGCGAACTCTTTCGATGCCATTATGGGGCGCCTTCTGACCGCTTCGAACAGCAAAAACGACTCAGAACTGGCCCGTGCCCTGGGTATTACGCCCCAGTCGGTCAACGGCGCACGTAAACGAGGAGAGGTTCCTCCTGCCTGGATTCAGTTTTACGCTGAAAAATCTGGGGTCTGCTCTGACTGGCTGTTTTTCGGCCGCGGCCCCATGCGCCGGGACGACATGCCCCAGGCCTCACAGCAGAAAGCCGTAGGCCCGTGCGATGTGGACTTGATCCTGATTCCTATGGTCGAGGCCCGGCTCTCTGCGGGCCAGGGAAGCCTGCAAACAGATGGCAACAGTGAGCGATCCTATGCTTTCCGTTCGGATTTCCTGCACAGAAAGGGAAACCCGGACAATATGGTCCTCATGCGGGTGTCCGGCGATTCCATGCAGCCGGAAATACTGAATGATGATGTGGTGTTACTGGACCAGTCGAAGACAGATATCCTTCCTGGCCGTATCTATGCGGTGAGGTTCGAGGAAGCGATCTACCTCAAGCGGGTGGATATGCTGCCCGGCAAGGTCATTCTGAAAAGTGCCAATCCGGCATATCCGCCCGTGGAGCTGGACATCCGCGATCAGCAGCGCGACGCCTTCCGCGTTATTGGCCAGGTTCTCTGGAGCGGCCGGGAATACTGA
- the cas2e gene encoding type I-E CRISPR-associated endoribonuclease Cas2e, whose product MLVIVTEAAPPRLRGYLSRWLLEVRAGVYLGDYSVRVREKLWKVVSREILEGNAVMAWSANSESGFAFVTTGKNRREPVDWEGFSLVRFVPERPETDR is encoded by the coding sequence ATGCTGGTCATCGTTACTGAAGCGGCCCCGCCCCGCCTGCGGGGCTATCTGTCACGCTGGCTGCTGGAAGTACGGGCGGGGGTGTACCTGGGGGACTATTCCGTCCGCGTCCGGGAAAAACTATGGAAGGTCGTCAGCCGTGAGATACTGGAGGGCAATGCCGTCATGGCCTGGAGTGCCAATAGCGAGTCGGGATTTGCTTTTGTCACGACAGGCAAGAATCGCAGGGAACCTGTAGACTGGGAGGGGTTTTCTCTGGTGCGCTTTGTGCCGGAACGGCCCGAAACGGATCGGTAG
- the cas1e gene encoding type I-E CRISPR-associated endonuclease Cas1e — protein sequence MRLDSEVIPLRERSAMLFLRCGRLDVEDGALVLAEATGVRMQIPLGGIACLLLEPGTTVTHAAVALAADCGTLLLWIGEGGVRLYSAGQPGGARSDKLLYQAKLALTDELRLRVVRAMYRFRFGDEPPRRRSIEQLRGIEGVRVRTLYKELAARYRISWGRRSYDPGNWDAADPVNKAVSVANHCLYGICEAAVLAAGYAPAIGFIHTGKPLSFVYDVADLFKFDTVIPVAFRTVAEKSHDIARDVRLRCRDMFREQKLLRRIIPVMEEVLAAAGEPLPQAHPEAVPVAFPEKKGLGDAGHRY from the coding sequence ATGCGTCTCGATTCGGAAGTCATTCCCCTGCGAGAACGCAGTGCCATGCTCTTCTTGCGTTGTGGTCGCCTGGATGTGGAAGATGGTGCCCTGGTCCTGGCGGAGGCCACCGGCGTGCGCATGCAGATTCCCCTGGGCGGGATAGCTTGTCTCCTGCTGGAACCGGGAACCACAGTCACCCATGCGGCCGTAGCCCTGGCTGCCGATTGCGGCACGCTCCTGCTCTGGATAGGCGAGGGCGGCGTGCGCCTGTATTCCGCAGGGCAGCCTGGTGGAGCGCGGTCAGACAAGCTGCTGTATCAGGCAAAACTTGCCCTGACAGACGAGCTGCGCTTGCGCGTCGTTCGGGCCATGTATCGGTTCCGTTTCGGGGATGAGCCGCCCCGGCGGCGCAGTATTGAACAGCTGCGTGGTATTGAAGGGGTTCGTGTCAGAACGCTGTACAAGGAGCTGGCTGCACGGTACAGGATTAGCTGGGGGCGGCGCAGTTATGATCCCGGAAACTGGGACGCTGCTGATCCCGTCAACAAGGCTGTCAGTGTGGCCAATCACTGCCTGTATGGTATTTGCGAAGCGGCGGTACTTGCGGCAGGATACGCCCCGGCCATCGGATTCATTCATACAGGCAAGCCGCTTTCCTTTGTGTATGACGTGGCTGACCTGTTCAAGTTTGATACGGTCATACCGGTGGCCTTTCGGACCGTTGCCGAAAAAAGCCATGACATTGCCCGCGATGTACGATTGCGCTGTCGTGATATGTTTCGGGAGCAGAAGTTGCTGCGTCGTATCATTCCGGTTATGGAGGAGGTGTTGGCTGCTGCCGGAGAGCCGTTGCCACAGGCACATCCAGAAGCTGTACCCGTGGCCTTTCCTGAAAAAAAGGGGTTGGGGGATGCTGGTCATCGTTACTGA
- the cas5e gene encoding type I-E CRISPR-associated protein Cas5/CasD, which translates to MCAETACLALRLEGPLQSWGTSSQYNRRRTDLLPSRSAITGMLCAALGLDRGSSGESTFLREMAAVHMLAVAVPRCAGESVLSVQRLEDYHTVQHTAKADGKLKDCHITRRQYLLNASFRVFLSGDRSLLEKAGAALQDPVWGIWLGRKACLPTAPVFAGIYADEQAAVRAFVPEGMEGCAFSRDAASFAEGTDSVADMPLCFASSARSFTLRRIRWESGE; encoded by the coding sequence ATGTGCGCTGAGACGGCGTGTCTGGCCTTGCGGCTGGAAGGTCCGTTGCAATCCTGGGGCACGTCCAGCCAGTATAACAGACGCCGGACAGACCTGCTGCCCTCGCGCAGTGCCATAACAGGCATGCTGTGTGCCGCCCTGGGGCTGGACAGGGGATCGTCAGGAGAGAGCACCTTTCTGAGGGAAATGGCTGCCGTTCATATGCTGGCCGTTGCCGTGCCCCGTTGTGCGGGGGAAAGCGTGCTTTCGGTGCAGCGTTTGGAGGATTATCACACGGTACAGCATACGGCCAAGGCTGATGGCAAGCTCAAGGACTGCCACATCACCCGGCGCCAGTACCTGCTGAACGCATCCTTCCGGGTTTTTCTCAGCGGGGACCGTTCCCTGCTGGAAAAAGCCGGGGCTGCTCTGCAAGATCCGGTGTGGGGCATTTGGCTGGGGCGCAAGGCCTGCCTTCCGACGGCTCCTGTTTTTGCGGGAATATATGCTGATGAACAGGCTGCTGTACGAGCCTTCGTGCCAGAAGGGATGGAGGGGTGTGCTTTTTCCCGGGATGCGGCCTCCTTTGCGGAGGGAACGGATAGTGTGGCGGATATGCCACTGTGTTTTGCCTCCTCGGCGCGGTCCTTTACCTTGCGTCGGATACGCTGGGAAAGTGGAGAATAG
- the cas7e gene encoding type I-E CRISPR-associated protein Cas7/Cse4/CasC, giving the protein MRHLEVHILQSVPVACLNRDDFGSPKTALFGNVQRARVSSQCWKRAVREAMQAEAPALFSGQRTRLILEPLARQLREAHGFAEDDARQGAEALGTAINKLDTPPTRVKTLFFTSPQELASLAAAYADTRDAKKAVKALAKQPLKDAADIALFGRMVANDHSLTLEGAAMFSHALSTHKVSNEIDFFAAVDDLQPDEESGAGMTGTLEFNSATYYRFAALNLDLLEQHLSALSQEERQEVVRQFVAATLCAMPGARRNSMNAATLPSHVLVVVREKGHPVQLVNAFEKPVWTRGGLMEESLSRLEAEYARLKSVWGMEAALECRMPESSLPELLREVARYVR; this is encoded by the coding sequence ATGCGTCATCTTGAAGTCCATATTCTTCAGTCTGTTCCTGTGGCCTGCCTCAACCGGGATGACTTTGGCTCCCCCAAAACGGCATTGTTCGGCAATGTGCAGCGCGCTCGCGTTTCCAGCCAGTGCTGGAAACGCGCCGTGCGGGAAGCCATGCAGGCAGAGGCGCCGGCCCTCTTCAGCGGGCAGCGCACCCGGCTGATTCTCGAGCCGCTGGCGCGTCAGCTGCGGGAAGCGCATGGCTTTGCCGAGGACGATGCCCGCCAGGGGGCAGAAGCGCTTGGCACCGCCATCAACAAGCTGGATACGCCGCCTACCCGTGTAAAAACACTGTTTTTTACCTCGCCGCAGGAGCTGGCAAGCCTGGCAGCGGCCTACGCCGACACCAGGGATGCCAAGAAGGCCGTCAAGGCCCTGGCAAAACAGCCGCTCAAGGATGCTGCGGACATCGCCTTGTTCGGCCGTATGGTGGCCAATGACCATTCCCTGACGCTGGAAGGGGCGGCCATGTTCAGCCACGCCCTGTCCACGCACAAGGTTTCCAATGAAATAGATTTCTTCGCGGCCGTGGATGACCTGCAACCCGATGAGGAATCCGGCGCGGGGATGACCGGCACGCTGGAATTCAATTCCGCCACCTACTATCGCTTTGCGGCGCTGAATCTGGACCTGCTGGAGCAGCATCTGTCTGCCCTGTCCCAGGAGGAGCGGCAGGAGGTGGTGCGTCAGTTTGTGGCGGCCACGCTGTGTGCCATGCCTGGTGCGCGCCGCAACTCCATGAATGCCGCCACGCTGCCGTCTCATGTGCTGGTGGTGGTGCGGGAAAAGGGCCATCCCGTACAGCTGGTCAATGCCTTTGAAAAGCCCGTCTGGACACGGGGAGGCCTGATGGAGGAATCCCTTTCCCGCCTGGAAGCGGAATATGCCCGTCTGAAGTCGGTCTGGGGCATGGAGGCCGCGCTGGAATGTCGGATGCCGGAATCTTCTCTGCCTGAACTGCTGCGGGAGGTTGCGCGGTATGTGCGCTGA
- the cas6e gene encoding type I-E CRISPR-associated protein Cas6/Cse3/CasE, with the protein MTWLARMQLDRTALARCRFRDVYAWHQALWECFPGMPDAKRDFLTRTDWLPQGCQVYLLCRSKPVCPGWCPPECWAVRSIAPTFLQHDAYAFDLLANPTRKVAAFTADGQRTRNGRRLALLDEASRLAWMQNKAAQHGFCLDGPLRMDEAGTSVFWRRARAGTHIGVRFRGRLQVRDRQAFLHAFYHGIGSAKAFGYGMLVLQPLF; encoded by the coding sequence ATGACCTGGCTTGCACGTATGCAGCTGGACAGGACAGCCCTTGCCCGCTGCCGCTTTCGGGATGTCTATGCCTGGCATCAGGCGCTCTGGGAGTGTTTTCCCGGCATGCCCGATGCCAAAAGGGATTTTCTGACCCGTACCGACTGGTTGCCGCAGGGCTGCCAGGTGTACCTGCTGTGCCGCAGCAAGCCTGTCTGCCCCGGCTGGTGCCCTCCGGAATGCTGGGCTGTCAGGAGCATTGCGCCAACGTTCTTGCAGCATGATGCCTATGCCTTTGATCTGCTGGCCAATCCCACCCGCAAGGTGGCGGCCTTCACCGCCGACGGACAGCGTACCCGTAACGGCAGGCGTCTGGCGCTGCTGGACGAGGCTTCCCGCCTGGCCTGGATGCAAAACAAGGCCGCGCAGCATGGTTTTTGCCTGGATGGGCCACTGCGCATGGATGAGGCCGGCACCAGTGTTTTCTGGCGGCGTGCCCGTGCGGGCACGCATATCGGTGTTCGTTTTCGTGGACGACTCCAGGTCAGGGATCGGCAGGCTTTTCTGCATGCCTTTTATCATGGCATCGGCAGTGCCAAGGCCTTTGGCTATGGCATGCTTGTGCTGCAACCGCTTTTCTGA
- the casB gene encoding type I-E CRISPR-associated protein Cse2/CasB, translating to MSALMDFLLRNAGNRGVMATLRGALVETTEIRAWPLLAHVGGIGDSRQARAVRTVAGLFALHPRNCDAGNMGTVCRQLCGADERPWEEDGAPGPMGRRLLYLLSADRDEIDERVCRLVRLAASRDIPVNYAALERDLAQWPRPREAWATAFWTPAVKAAEEEGERA from the coding sequence ATGAGCGCCCTCATGGATTTTTTGTTGCGCAATGCAGGGAACCGCGGCGTGATGGCCACCTTGCGTGGCGCGCTGGTGGAAACGACAGAAATACGTGCCTGGCCCCTGCTGGCACATGTGGGGGGCATTGGTGACAGCCGGCAGGCCCGTGCCGTACGCACGGTGGCCGGACTGTTTGCCCTGCATCCACGGAACTGTGACGCCGGCAATATGGGAACAGTGTGCCGTCAGCTCTGTGGCGCTGACGAGAGACCGTGGGAGGAGGATGGCGCCCCAGGCCCCATGGGGCGGCGCCTGCTGTATCTGCTCAGTGCCGACAGGGATGAAATAGACGAGCGCGTCTGTCGCCTTGTGCGTCTGGCGGCCTCCAGGGACATTCCCGTCAACTATGCTGCCCTGGAAAGGGACCTGGCACAGTGGCCCCGGCCCCGTGAAGCCTGGGCGACGGCTTTCTGGACGCCGGCTGTGAAGGCGGCGGAAGAGGAAGGAGAGCGCGCATGA
- the casA gene encoding type I-E CRISPR-associated protein Cse1/CasA — protein sequence MNLVDDPWIPCIRRDGMRCLASLRDCFADDSMADLAVRPHERVALMRLLLCVSYAAVGIPEDDDGWEDLREALPSAVPAYLDSWRDSFELFHPQKPFLQVAGLRSASAREEPTPCSKLDFALASGNNSTLFDHEALSERHFSPAWLARNLLTFQMFSLGGLIGSVHWGKTVTGRSSCDGPCAAASMLHTFLRRESLRDSVHGNMLSEESLPEYQRLGEGWQGRPLWERFPRNLDDEAAIHNATQTFLGRMVPLTRAVLLAETGADMVLGDGLPFPSFTSPQRPFPPEVTATVTVITSGKKQERILLGAQPGKAIWRQLAALTVRRHADGLGGCAALAHCRDGQGADLVVCALCRDQAEVVDAVESVFHVPGAMFQTEGHALYESEVNRAESIARGLGTAVERYRRLVDGGWEGRLKLAGPRKGEELVRLRAQAFCLYWTAVEAGLPLLWAMIGACGEADFPVARQRWMHHLGESATAAYAATCGRDRQRQMRAFVMGRRVLAGALRTYLEHDENKEEA from the coding sequence ATGAATCTTGTTGATGATCCGTGGATACCCTGCATACGGCGGGATGGCATGCGCTGTCTGGCCTCGCTGCGGGACTGTTTTGCGGATGACAGCATGGCGGATCTGGCCGTGCGGCCGCATGAACGCGTGGCCCTCATGCGTTTGCTGCTCTGCGTGAGTTATGCCGCCGTGGGCATTCCCGAAGATGATGACGGATGGGAGGACCTGCGGGAAGCTCTGCCCTCCGCTGTGCCGGCCTATCTGGACTCGTGGCGGGATTCTTTTGAACTCTTCCATCCCCAAAAGCCGTTCTTGCAGGTGGCCGGCCTGCGCAGCGCATCTGCCAGGGAAGAGCCTACGCCGTGCAGCAAGCTGGACTTTGCCCTGGCATCGGGAAACAACAGCACGCTCTTTGATCATGAGGCCCTGTCAGAACGGCACTTTTCCCCGGCATGGCTGGCACGCAACCTGCTAACATTTCAGATGTTCAGCCTTGGAGGGCTTATCGGCTCTGTGCACTGGGGGAAGACCGTGACAGGGCGTTCCTCCTGCGACGGACCATGCGCGGCAGCCTCCATGCTGCATACCTTTCTGCGTCGTGAGTCCCTGCGGGACAGCGTGCATGGCAATATGCTGTCCGAAGAGAGTCTGCCTGAGTATCAGCGCCTGGGCGAGGGATGGCAGGGGCGTCCCTTGTGGGAGCGCTTTCCCCGAAATCTGGATGACGAGGCGGCCATTCACAATGCCACCCAGACCTTTCTGGGTCGTATGGTGCCGCTGACGCGGGCAGTGCTGCTTGCTGAGACGGGGGCAGACATGGTGCTGGGTGACGGCTTGCCCTTTCCCTCCTTTACCAGCCCGCAGCGTCCTTTTCCGCCTGAGGTGACGGCCACGGTAACAGTGATCACCAGTGGCAAAAAGCAGGAACGGATTCTGCTTGGCGCCCAGCCAGGCAAAGCCATATGGCGGCAGCTGGCGGCTCTGACCGTCAGGCGGCATGCGGACGGGCTGGGAGGCTGCGCGGCACTGGCCCATTGTCGTGACGGGCAGGGGGCCGATCTGGTGGTCTGTGCGCTGTGCCGCGATCAGGCCGAGGTGGTGGATGCCGTAGAGTCTGTTTTCCATGTGCCTGGCGCCATGTTTCAGACGGAGGGGCACGCACTGTATGAAAGCGAGGTGAACCGGGCGGAATCCATTGCCCGCGGACTGGGTACAGCCGTGGAGCGCTATCGCCGTCTGGTGGATGGTGGCTGGGAGGGCCGGTTGAAACTGGCCGGTCCTCGAAAGGGCGAGGAACTGGTCCGGCTGAGAGCACAGGCCTTTTGCCTGTACTGGACGGCTGTGGAGGCGGGGCTGCCGCTGTTGTGGGCCATGATAGGCGCCTGCGGCGAGGCGGATTTTCCCGTGGCACGGCAAAGATGGATGCACCATTTGGGCGAAAGCGCGACGGCGGCCTATGCCGCAACCTGCGGCAGGGACAGGCAGCGACAGATGCGCGCCTTTGTCATGGGCCGTCGCGTGCTTGCGGGCGCACTGCGCACGTATCTGGAACACGACGAGAACAAGGAGGAAGCATGA
- the cas3 gene encoding CRISPR-associated helicase Cas3' — protein sequence MNLPRPLNDWAKTHDGAPGISVRQHLLTVARVTMALLHRYPHVCERWQLTPQALCFLAASHDVGKLSLDFLQKSPVWLERQGLTQAAARGGWKGIYTRQHPRISCDSLHCFLAGLHGVSKKSAACWAAVAGAHHGRIVKPYSSATPVLTPTERLLEEERQSCLRELWEQFGQPEIPDIQDREDPTLWCVAGLVTLADWLGSDEQFFPPDRTLDAHELCQRAAMAVDAVGLGLPPVTPGLSFADIFAGRRPYPLQEMAAAAITGPGIHIIEAPMGMGKTEAALWAAYHLLAQGRAEGIFFALPTQATSNRMFLRLANFAQRICPGAAPVQLIHGHSWLEENLRALVCPAAPDAGPDPCWFTSARRALFAPFGVGTVDQALLAVLPVRYFALRRFALAGKVVIVDEVHTYDMYTGTLVRYLCHELERLGCTVIILSATLTEAARCSLLSLPLEEELAQAPYPRLSGAVGGSPLPERCPPSLPDRTVHIEHPDREAALTRALTLAGEGAQVLWVCDTVARAQEDFTTLCQQAARLSCPPDMGLLHSRFPFFRREMLERYWMDRLGPAGRREQGAILVSTQIVEQSVDLDADVLFSELAPTDMLLQRLGRLWRHLRKGRPVPFPLFVLLRESASCEDFRHMDAAAICARLREKALVYRPYVLLRTLEIWESLEKLTLPADIRSLMAATYVEKEVPPGWEQLYAEQYGRELADRRLAEMHTNVWQAALDDTANLRTRLSADDALMVLCTARDGRRLSLLEGGEIVLPAEDRPSLAAARALHRNTVRIPCSCLREKPQDRQLAPYHINGCLLTGAGEMSVPRLKPGRRLSWDDQLGLVIHKEER from the coding sequence ATGAACCTTCCCCGACCACTCAATGACTGGGCCAAGACGCACGATGGCGCCCCCGGTATTTCTGTGCGTCAGCATCTGCTGACGGTAGCCAGGGTGACCATGGCCCTGCTGCACCGGTATCCGCACGTTTGTGAGCGCTGGCAGCTGACACCGCAGGCCCTGTGTTTTCTGGCGGCCAGCCACGATGTGGGCAAGCTTTCACTGGATTTTTTGCAGAAATCGCCGGTCTGGCTGGAACGGCAGGGACTGACGCAGGCGGCGGCCAGGGGAGGCTGGAAGGGCATCTATACCCGGCAGCACCCCCGCATATCCTGTGACAGCCTGCACTGCTTTCTTGCGGGTCTGCACGGTGTCAGCAAAAAGAGCGCTGCCTGCTGGGCGGCTGTGGCAGGAGCGCACCATGGCCGCATTGTCAAGCCGTATTCGTCCGCCACGCCTGTGCTTACGCCGACGGAGCGCCTTCTGGAAGAGGAGCGGCAGTCCTGCCTGCGGGAGTTGTGGGAGCAGTTCGGGCAACCGGAAATCCCGGATATCCAGGACAGGGAGGACCCGACCCTCTGGTGCGTGGCCGGACTGGTGACGCTGGCAGACTGGCTGGGATCCGACGAGCAGTTTTTTCCCCCGGACAGAACACTGGATGCGCATGAGCTGTGTCAGCGCGCCGCGATGGCGGTGGACGCCGTCGGTCTGGGATTGCCGCCGGTAACGCCAGGCCTCTCCTTTGCGGACATTTTTGCCGGTCGCAGGCCCTACCCGTTGCAGGAGATGGCCGCTGCCGCCATTACCGGCCCGGGCATACATATTATCGAAGCGCCCATGGGCATGGGCAAGACAGAGGCGGCACTGTGGGCCGCCTATCACCTGCTGGCGCAGGGCAGGGCGGAGGGCATTTTTTTTGCTTTGCCCACGCAGGCCACCAGCAACCGCATGTTTTTGCGTCTTGCGAATTTTGCGCAGCGCATTTGCCCCGGGGCCGCACCGGTCCAGCTTATCCACGGGCATTCCTGGCTGGAGGAAAACCTCAGGGCGCTGGTCTGTCCGGCGGCGCCCGATGCAGGACCCGATCCCTGCTGGTTTACCTCGGCACGGCGTGCCCTGTTTGCGCCCTTTGGTGTGGGCACGGTGGATCAGGCCCTGCTGGCAGTGCTGCCCGTACGGTATTTTGCGCTTCGCCGCTTTGCCCTGGCCGGCAAGGTGGTGATTGTGGATGAAGTGCATACGTATGACATGTATACCGGCACGCTGGTGCGCTACCTGTGCCATGAGCTGGAGCGCCTGGGCTGCACGGTTATCATCCTGTCCGCCACGCTCACGGAGGCAGCCCGCTGCTCCCTGCTGTCGCTGCCGCTGGAGGAGGAGCTGGCCCAGGCCCCGTATCCCCGTCTTAGCGGTGCCGTCGGCGGCAGTCCGCTGCCGGAGCGCTGTCCGCCATCCCTGCCGGACAGAACGGTGCATATTGAGCATCCAGACCGTGAGGCGGCTCTCACCAGGGCACTGACGCTGGCCGGAGAGGGGGCACAGGTATTGTGGGTCTGTGACACGGTAGCCCGTGCCCAGGAGGATTTCACAACCCTGTGCCAGCAGGCTGCCAGGCTGTCATGCCCTCCGGATATGGGGCTGCTCCATTCCCGATTTCCCTTTTTCCGGCGCGAGATGCTGGAACGATACTGGATGGACCGCCTGGGGCCGGCGGGCAGGCGGGAGCAGGGGGCCATCCTTGTTTCCACCCAGATTGTGGAACAAAGCGTTGACCTGGATGCCGACGTGCTTTTTTCCGAGCTGGCGCCTACAGACATGCTCTTGCAGCGGCTGGGCCGCCTGTGGCGGCATCTGCGAAAGGGACGCCCCGTGCCGTTTCCCCTGTTTGTGCTGTTGCGGGAAAGTGCGAGTTGCGAAGATTTCCGCCACATGGATGCTGCCGCCATTTGCGCCCGCCTGCGGGAAAAGGCGCTCGTGTATCGTCCCTATGTCCTGCTGCGCACGCTGGAGATATGGGAATCGCTGGAAAAACTGACGCTGCCTGCGGATATACGCAGTTTGATGGCGGCAACCTATGTGGAGAAGGAGGTGCCCCCGGGCTGGGAGCAGCTGTATGCCGAGCAGTACGGCAGGGAACTGGCGGATAGGCGCCTGGCAGAGATGCACACCAATGTCTGGCAGGCGGCACTGGATGATACGGCGAACCTGCGGACACGCCTCTCTGCCGATGATGCCCTCATGGTGCTGTGCACGGCACGGGATGGCAGGCGGCTTTCCCTGCTGGAGGGAGGCGAGATTGTGTTGCCTGCGGAGGACAGGCCGTCGCTGGCTGCGGCCAGGGCGCTGCACCGCAATACGGTGCGCATCCCCTGTTCGTGTCTGCGGGAAAAGCCGCAGGACAGGCAGCTGGCGCCCTATCATATTAATGGTTGCCTGCTGACAGGTGCCGGAGAGATGTCTGTTCCCCGGCTCAAACCCGGCAGGCGTCTGAGCTGGGATGACCAGCTGGGCCTTGTCATTCACAAGGAGGAACGATGA
- a CDS encoding aldo/keto reductase, whose amino-acid sequence MHTTSHTRMPERRRFLAAGLALGAAALLPHALSGVASAATGHDASPADAAQNRHSPMPQRMLGSLDVSAIGLGCLPMVGYYGGTYAKKDMIALIRRAFDHGVTFFDTAEVYGPYTSEAWVGEALAPVRHQVRIATKFGFAVAEGQPTALNSRPEHIRKAVEGSLRRLRTDYIDLLYQHRVDPQVPMEDVAGTVGDLIREGKVRHFGLSEASAASIRRAHAVQPVSAVQSEYSLLWREPETKIFPTLRELGIGLVPYCPLGRGFLTGAITEHSRFTTGRLATLPQFTPEALKHNMPLPHLIRQWAERKHCTMAQFALAWLLAQAPWIAPIPGTTNPAHLDDFLGATAVSLSPDELREFAAAYSRIRLMGHRADAFTESQIDK is encoded by the coding sequence ATGCACACGACATCACATACCCGCATGCCGGAACGCCGGCGCTTTCTTGCCGCCGGTCTGGCCCTTGGCGCGGCCGCACTGCTGCCGCACGCTCTGTCCGGCGTGGCCAGTGCCGCCACGGGGCACGACGCCTCCCCGGCGGATGCCGCACAGAATCGGCACAGCCCCATGCCGCAGCGCATGCTGGGCAGTCTGGATGTTTCCGCCATCGGCCTGGGCTGTCTGCCCATGGTGGGCTATTACGGCGGCACCTATGCCAAAAAGGACATGATCGCCCTTATCCGCCGGGCCTTTGACCATGGTGTGACCTTTTTTGATACGGCGGAGGTATACGGCCCCTACACCAGCGAAGCATGGGTGGGCGAAGCCCTGGCCCCGGTGCGTCATCAGGTCCGCATTGCCACCAAGTTCGGCTTTGCCGTGGCGGAAGGCCAGCCCACGGCCCTGAACAGCCGGCCGGAACATATCCGCAAGGCGGTGGAAGGCTCCCTGCGTCGTCTGCGCACGGACTATATCGACCTGCTGTATCAGCACCGGGTGGATCCGCAGGTGCCCATGGAAGACGTGGCCGGCACGGTGGGCGACCTGATCCGGGAAGGCAAGGTACGGCATTTCGGCCTGTCCGAGGCCAGCGCGGCCTCCATTCGCCGGGCACATGCCGTCCAGCCCGTCAGCGCCGTCCAGAGCGAATACTCCCTGCTCTGGCGGGAACCGGAAACCAAGATTTTTCCCACGCTGCGGGAACTGGGCATCGGGCTTGTGCCATACTGCCCGCTGGGGCGCGGCTTTCTGACCGGCGCCATTACGGAGCACAGCCGCTTCACCACCGGGCGCCTTGCCACTCTGCCGCAGTTCACGCCCGAGGCCCTGAAGCACAACATGCCCCTGCCCCACCTGATCCGCCAGTGGGCCGAGCGCAAGCACTGCACCATGGCGCAGTTTGCCCTTGCCTGGCTGCTGGCCCAGGCTCCCTGGATTGCCCCCATTCCGGGCACAACCAATCCGGCCCATCTTGACGACTTTCTGGGGGCCACGGCCGTCAGCCTGTCTCCCGACGAGCTGCGCGAATTTGCGGCAGCCTATTCCCGCATCCGCCTCATGGGGCACCGTGCCGATGCGTTTACGGAAAGCCAGATCGATAAATAA
- a CDS encoding putative quinol monooxygenase, translated as MLPRFFAALACCLPLSCWTPAQAADVTTVRIAQLQIKPECLHAFTLAVREGMEAALRTEPGVLAIYAVADKNDPTRLTFFEMYADDAAYERHRQTPHFQKYFHTTKSMIASRVLHEALPVELRDKHNTPARPGR; from the coding sequence ATGCTGCCACGCTTTTTTGCTGCCCTTGCCTGCTGCCTGCCGCTGTCCTGCTGGACGCCGGCACAGGCCGCTGATGTGACAACGGTCCGCATTGCCCAGCTTCAGATAAAACCGGAATGCCTGCACGCCTTTACCCTGGCGGTACGGGAAGGCATGGAAGCCGCGCTGCGCACGGAACCGGGCGTGCTGGCCATCTATGCCGTTGCGGACAAAAACGACCCCACCCGGCTGACGTTCTTTGAAATGTATGCGGACGACGCGGCCTATGAACGCCATCGCCAGACCCCGCACTTTCAGAAATATTTTCATACCACCAAGAGCATGATTGCCAGCCGGGTCCTGCACGAGGCCCTTCCCGTGGAACTGCGGGACAAGCACAATACCCCTGCCCGGCCAGGCAGGTAG